One genomic window of Camelina sativa cultivar DH55 chromosome 5, Cs, whole genome shotgun sequence includes the following:
- the LOC104784933 gene encoding ARGOS-like protein isoform X2 — protein MIRDISSLQNDIINIQEHCSLNNNNNMDMRRDNRKNISFRGSAPAPIMRKQELFRTLSSQNSPRRLISASYFSLESMVVLVGLTASLLILPLILPPLPPPPFMLLLVPIGIMVLLMVLAFMPSSNSKHVVVTSSSSSSSSSSSTFM, from the exons ATGATTCGTGATATCTCAAGTCTACAAAACGACATCATAAACATTCAAGAACACTGTTcactcaacaacaacaacaacatggacATGAGAAGAGATAACCGGAAGAACATCAGTTTTCGTGGATCAGCTCCTGCTCCGATCATGAGGAAGCAAGAACTGTTTCGGACATTGTCGTCACAGAACAGTCCGAGGAGGTTAATATCAGCTAGTTACTTCAGTTTGGAATCAATGGTTGTGCTTGTTGGTCTCACTGCATCTCTCTTGATCTTACCCTTGATTCTTCCCCCATTGCCTCCTCCTCCGTTTATGCTGCTTTTGGTTCCTATTGGGATTATGGTTTTGCTTATGGTTCTTGCTTTCATGCCTTCTTCTAACTCCAAACAT GTAGTagtaacttcttcttcttcttcttcttcttcttcttcttccacttttaTGTAA
- the LOC104784932 gene encoding ankyrin repeat protein SKIP35-like: protein MENQEIVTVEGVAEGSGVVFARASPLIATTTQPSNCCACCSAKKLQCRGNNNNAHLNRQDRIELGRLFQGSVSSQDWQLSERFIRLADPQTLNDFLCISLDSIWFLSTEHEFKGITGLISKIICRGAHDYTRATLRTSFLASCVSSCHSRTASLADTVTLMAQRLHERLQECNGDEVLKAEADAKVQKFTEWALKCIGFHSRCQGPRDKANQDSAAEIQLQLSAFKMFLDLAGNHLSGKDFTEAFDAACFPLTLFSTSFNPGWASGISATVIHGLLGMLVEGGADNVNQCFLEASRFGSTELVRILLQIAQRNSLDVDVDLALGFASHYSKIETMNCLVEEGHAIAFLGPLMRAAERGCMQVVQWFVKRGCREMELCLALTAATSSSQVEVAAYLLPHVPRPVLTALSIEILKAAGERSGGSLYGVEFLLKSDFLRDPVATYSVADTIAKSEDESVPSHLKSFLQKHWSEAAFNQGLRESQENFMNFMRVLKLGESAISLKDLPAPLRVAIAYMPLYRECVKAGGRLLSQNLRGQLVEAAKQLQGFDVASEEVKKGHHQLMAVLEHHLPLFLVKASSH from the exons ATGGAGAACCAAGAGATCGTTACGGTGGAAGGAGTAGCTGAAGGGAGTGGTGTGGTTTTTGCAAGAGCGTCACCTCTTATAGCTACAACAACTCAACCGAGCAATTGCTGTGCTTGTTGTAGTGCAAAGAAACTGCAATGCAggggtaataataataatgctcATCTTAACAGACAGGATAGAATCGAATTGGGTAGACTTTTCCAAGGTTCTGTTAGCTCACAGGATTGGCAACTTTCCGAGAGGTTCATTCGTCTTGCTGATCCTCAGACTTTGAATGATTTCTTGTGTATTAGTCTAGATTCTATTTGGTTCTTGAGCACTGAGCACGAGTTTAAGGGGATCACGGGATTGATTTCGAAGATCATATGTCGTGGTGCTCATGACTATACTAGAGCTACGCTTAGGACTTCGTTTCTTGcttcttgtgtttcttcttgcCACAGCCGGACTGCGAGTCTTGCTGATACTGTAACTCTTATGGCTCAAAG GTTGCATGAGCGTCTCCAAGAGTGTAACGGTGATGAGGTCCTCAAAGCAGAAGCTGATGCCAAAGTTCAAAAGTTTACTGAATGGGCCCTCAAATGTATAGGTTTTCACTCCCGATGCCAGGGCCCTAGAGATAAAGCTAACCAAGACTCAGCTGCTGAGATCCAACTCCAGCTTTCTGCTTTCAAGATGTTCTTAGATCTTGCTGGAAACCATCTATCAGGAAAGGATTTCACAGAAGCCTTTGATGCAGCTTGCTTCCCGCTTACGCTGTTCTCTACCTCGTTTAATCCTGGTTGGGCTTCTGGAATCTCAGCTACTGTCATTCATGGATTGCTTGGTATGTTGGTGGAAGGAGGCGCAGATAACGTAAATCAGTGCTTCCTTGAAGCTTCTCGTTTTGGGAGCACAGAACTTGTGCGCATCTTGTTGCAG ATTGCTCAAAGGAATAGCTTAGACGTGGATGTTGACTTAGCCCTGGGTTTTGCTTCGCATTATAGTAAAATCGAAACTATGAATTGCCTTGTGGAAGAAGGTCATGCGATTGCTTTCTTGG GTCCCTTGATGAGAGCAGCGGAGAGAGGTTGCATGCAAGTTGTTCAATGGTTTGTGAAAAGAGGTTGCCGTGAGATGGAGCTATGCTTAGCTCTCACAGCCGCCACTTCAAGCAGCCAGGTCGAGGTTGCTGCTTATCTCCTTCCTCATGTACCAAGACCCGTCCTCACTGCTCTCAGCATTGAAATCCTCAAAGCAGCCGGTGAAAGAAGTGGTGGTTCCCTCTACGGAGTAGAGTTTCTCCTAAAATCAGATTTCCTCCGGGATCCAGTAGCCACATATTCAGTTGCAGACACCATTGCAAAGTCAGAAGACGAGTCTGTTCCTTCACATCTTAAATCGTTTCTCCAAAAACACTGGTCAGAGGCTGCATTCAACCAAGGATTGAGGGAAAGCCAggaaaattttatgaatttcaTGAGGGTTTTGAAACTTGGAGAGTCTGCAATAAGTCTAAAGGATCTCCCAGCACCATTGAGAGTAGCAATCGCCTACATGCCGCTGTACAGAGAGTGTGTGAAGGCGGGTGGGCGCCTGCTCTCACAGAATCTAAGGGGACAGCTTGTTGAAGCCGCAAAACAGCTTCAAGGGTTCGATGTGGCCTCAGAAGAAGTAAAGAAAGGTCATCATCAGCTCATGGCAGTTTTGGAGCATCACCTTCCTCTATTTTTGGTCAAAGCTTCTTCACACTGA
- the LOC104784933 gene encoding ARGOS-like protein isoform X1 has protein sequence MIRDISSLQNDIINIQEHCSLNNNNNMDMRRDNRKNISFRGSAPAPIMRKQELFRTLSSQNSPRRLISASYFSLESMVVLVGLTASLLILPLILPPLPPPPFMLLLVPIGIMVLLMVLAFMPSSNSKHVVVTSSSSSSSSSSSTFM, from the exons ATGATTCGTGATATCTCAAGTCTACAAAACGACATCATAAACATTCAAGAACACTGTTcactcaacaacaacaacaacatggacATGAGAAGAGATAACCGGAAGAACATCAGTTTTCGTGGATCAGCTCCTGCTCCGATCATGAGGAAGCAAGAACTGTTTCGGACATTGTCGTCACAGAACAGTCCGAGGAGGTTAATATCAGCTAGTTACTTCAGTTTGGAATCAATGGTTGTGCTTGTTGGTCTCACTGCATCTCTCTTGATCTTACCCTTGATTCTTCCCCCATTGCCTCCTCCTCCGTTTATGCTGCTTTTGGTTCCTATTGGGATTATGGTTTTGCTTATGGTTCTTGCTTTCATGCCTTCT TCTAATTCCAAACATGTAGTagtaacttcttcttcttcttcttcttcttcttcttcttccacttttaTGTAA